One genomic region from Leifsonia poae encodes:
- a CDS encoding oxygenase MpaB family protein, giving the protein MNTPLAGSLTATDVAGEALYLAGGGRALLLQIAHPAIGRGVVEHSDFAHRLMERLHATMTFVYASVYATPEEFAAVRRSVNRAHAPVHAEADGERPSYNAYDPELQLWVAATLYETMMTLYERFFSPLPAADADRIYREFTSLGSALQVPQQNWPADRAAFADYWQETLRTLRPTPDTRKVARQILYPRGVPLWLRGLFPQARLVTAGLLPERLRDDFGLPWNDRTARRFERWMRVAEAVYPRLPTSLRHRPKELYLRRLRRTLRDEKATRAR; this is encoded by the coding sequence GTGAACACTCCGCTCGCGGGCTCCCTCACGGCCACAGACGTCGCCGGCGAGGCGCTCTACCTGGCCGGGGGCGGCCGAGCCCTCCTACTGCAGATCGCGCATCCGGCGATCGGCCGCGGGGTGGTGGAGCACAGCGACTTCGCCCATCGCCTGATGGAGAGACTGCACGCAACGATGACTTTCGTCTACGCCTCGGTGTATGCCACCCCCGAGGAGTTCGCGGCCGTGCGCCGCTCGGTGAACCGCGCCCACGCGCCGGTGCACGCGGAGGCCGACGGCGAGCGACCCTCCTACAACGCCTACGATCCCGAACTTCAGCTGTGGGTGGCCGCGACGCTGTACGAGACGATGATGACACTGTACGAGCGGTTCTTCTCCCCCCTCCCGGCCGCCGACGCCGACCGCATCTATCGGGAATTCACGTCACTCGGCTCGGCGCTGCAAGTTCCACAGCAGAACTGGCCGGCCGATCGCGCGGCCTTCGCCGACTACTGGCAGGAGACGCTGCGAACGCTGCGGCCGACCCCCGACACACGGAAGGTCGCCCGTCAGATCCTCTATCCCCGAGGGGTGCCGCTGTGGCTCCGAGGGCTCTTCCCCCAAGCCCGCCTGGTGACGGCCGGGCTCCTTCCGGAGCGGTTGCGCGACGACTTCGGCCTCCCCTGGAACGACCGCACCGCCCGCCGCTTCGAACGATGGATGCGCGTGGCCGAGGCGGTCTATCCGCGGCTCCCCACATCCCTGCGCCACCGGCCGAAAGAGCTGTACCTGAGGCGCTTGCGTCGCACTCTCCGAGACGAGAAGGCCACACGAGCCCGCTGA
- the sucC gene encoding ADP-forming succinate--CoA ligase subunit beta has product MDLYEYQARDLFEQYGVPVLPGIIADTPEEVRAAAEKLGGVVVVKAQVKVGGRGKAGGVKVAKNPDEAEEAAKAILGLDIKGHVVRRVMVAGGARIAKEFYFSVLLDRANRSYLSLTSVEGGMEIEQLAVEKPEALARIAVDPITGVDEATAIEIAKAAGFPEELVAKVAAVFVTLYDVYKGEDATLVEVNPLVLTEEGDIIALDGKVTLDENAGFRHPNHEALEDKAAADPLEAKAKASDLNYVKLDGEVGIIGNGAGLVMSTLDVVAYAGEKHKGVKPANFLDIGGGASAAVMAAGLDVILNDPQVKSVFVNVFGGITACDAVANGIVKALEILGDEANKPLVVRLDGNNVDEGRRILTEAAHPLVTLALTMDEGADKAAELAAK; this is encoded by the coding sequence GTGGATCTATACGAGTATCAGGCCAGAGACCTGTTTGAGCAGTACGGGGTGCCGGTTCTTCCCGGCATCATCGCGGACACCCCCGAGGAGGTGCGCGCGGCCGCCGAGAAGCTCGGCGGTGTTGTCGTGGTGAAGGCACAGGTCAAGGTCGGTGGTCGTGGGAAGGCCGGCGGCGTCAAGGTCGCCAAGAACCCCGATGAGGCGGAAGAGGCGGCAAAGGCCATCCTCGGCCTCGACATCAAGGGCCACGTCGTGCGCCGCGTGATGGTGGCCGGTGGGGCGCGTATCGCGAAGGAGTTCTACTTCTCCGTTCTGCTCGACCGGGCCAACCGCTCCTACCTGTCGCTGACCAGCGTCGAGGGCGGTATGGAGATCGAGCAGCTCGCGGTTGAGAAGCCCGAGGCGCTCGCGCGCATCGCGGTCGACCCGATCACGGGCGTCGACGAGGCCACGGCCATCGAGATCGCGAAGGCCGCCGGGTTCCCGGAGGAGCTCGTCGCGAAGGTCGCGGCTGTGTTCGTCACGCTGTACGACGTGTACAAGGGCGAGGATGCGACGCTGGTCGAGGTCAACCCGCTCGTGCTGACCGAGGAGGGCGACATCATCGCCCTCGACGGAAAGGTGACGCTCGACGAGAACGCCGGCTTCCGCCACCCGAACCACGAGGCGCTGGAAGACAAGGCCGCCGCGGATCCGCTGGAGGCGAAGGCCAAGGCCAGCGACCTCAACTATGTGAAGCTCGACGGCGAGGTCGGCATCATCGGCAACGGCGCGGGGCTCGTGATGAGCACCCTCGACGTCGTCGCCTACGCCGGCGAGAAGCACAAGGGTGTCAAGCCGGCCAACTTCCTCGACATCGGAGGTGGCGCATCCGCCGCCGTCATGGCAGCCGGACTCGACGTCATTCTGAACGACCCGCAGGTCAAGAGCGTCTTCGTGAACGTCTTCGGCGGCATCACGGCCTGTGACGCAGTGGCGAACGGTATCGTCAAGGCGCTCGAGATCCTGGGCGACGAGGCGAACAAGCCGCTCGTGGTGCGTCTCGACGGCAACAACGTCGACGAAGGTCGCCGCATCCTCACCGAGGCCGCTCACCCGCTGGTGACGCTGGCGCTCACCATGGACGAAGGCGCCGACAAGGCCGCCGAACTGGCTGCGAAGTAA